From a region of the Acanthochromis polyacanthus isolate Apoly-LR-REF ecotype Palm Island chromosome 3, KAUST_Apoly_ChrSc, whole genome shotgun sequence genome:
- the LOC110961052 gene encoding LOW QUALITY PROTEIN: N-acyl-aromatic-L-amino acid amidohydrolase (carboxylate-forming) B-like (The sequence of the model RefSeq protein was modified relative to this genomic sequence to represent the inferred CDS: inserted 2 bases in 2 codons) → MEPVSFPPLSSIAICGGTHGNELXGVYLVREMQKQKVDKIGSVSISTVLSNPRAVDVCRRYTETDLNRCFTDALLSSPITDSTPYEVKRAQELNAQLGPKGSEKAVDMLIDLHNTTSNXGLCLIFYTVDYLNLQIFKYIQSKMPSVPVRAMQLEIPLSDAYSLDALGKHSFSIEVGPQPNGVLRADIFNIVKEAVDHTIAWLQEFNSGSTFEAGEVEAFTVVKSVDYPRDPVTGEISAAIHPQLQDNDFKLLKPGDPVFLSFSGETVKHEGEELYPLFVNECAYYEKKIAFHLAQKRTFKFPSIRMKKD, encoded by the exons ATGGAGCCAGTCTCTTTCCCACCACTGTCCAGCATTGCCATTTGTGGCGGCACACATGGAAATGAGC ACGGGGTGTATTTGGTGAGAGAAATGCAGAAACAGAAGGTCGATAAAATTGGATCTGTTTCTATAAGCACTGTCCTGTCAAATCCACGGGCTGTGGATGTTTGCAGAAGGTACACAGAAACCGATCTGAACCGTTGTTTTACAGATGCATTGCTGAG TTCTCCCATTACAGATTCAACACCCTATGAAGTGAAGCGAGCTCAGGAGCTGAATGCTCAGCTGGGGCCCAAAGGAAGCGAAAAGGCCGTGGATATGCTCATAGATCTCCACAACACCACATCAA ATGGCCTGTGCCTCATCTTTTACACCGTAGACTATCTCAACCTGCAAATTTTCAAATACATACAG AGTAAGATGCCGTCTGTGCCTGTGAGAGCGATGCAGCTGGAAATACCTCTCTCTGACGCCTACTCCTTGGACGCGTTGGGCAAGCATAGCTTCT CGATAGAAGTGGGTCCTCAACCCAACGGTGTGCTCAGAGCAGACATCTTCAACATAGTGAAGGAGGCGGTGGATCACACTATAGCATGGCTTCAGGAATTCAATTCTG GAAGTACTTTTGAGGCAGGCGAAGTGGAAGCATTCACAGTGGTGAAAAGTGTGGACTACCCACGGGACCCAGTGACCGGTGAAATAAGTGCTGCCATACACCCTCAGCTGCAG gacAATGATTTCAAGCTTCTCAAGCCAGGCGACCCCGTTTTCTTATCATTTAGTGGGGAGACGGTGAAGCACGAGGGAGAAGAACTCTACCCTCTCTTTGTGAATGAATGTGCCTACTATGAGAAGAAGATTGCCTTCCATTTAGCTCAGAAGCGCACTTTTAAGTTCCCGTCTATACGCATGAAGAAAGACTGA
- the cldnd1b gene encoding claudin domain-containing protein 1b: MVDNRYATALVIGSVLSLLATVYLSVAVGTQHWYQYSSPPVKHKASNATELKGEFINGDFDEMKYSSAMYRLNGTLGLWWRCIMVPGPSHWYDAPDPKLETWCVSFTLPQQFTSKYRHSEDNSEEEDLLRTYLWRSQFLLPLVSLALVFLSVHVGVCACLCRTFTPILVVGVLHLLAGLCSLGSVCCFLAGVDLLHQYSRPPEGVEGSLGWSLYLALISFPLQMMAAALFLWAARSHRKNYTRMTAYRVA, translated from the exons ATGGTGGATAATCGTTATGCCACAGCTCTGGTAATCGGCTCGGTGCTGAGCCTCCTGGCCACAGTGTACCTCTCCGTGGCTGTGGGAACTCAACACTGGTACCAGTACAGCAGTCCGCCGGTCAAACATAAGGCCAGCAACGCCACCGAGCTCAAAGGGGAGTTTATCAATGGCGACTTCGATGAGATGAAGTACAGCAGCGCCATGTACCGCCTCAACGGCACTCTGGGACTGTGGTGGAGGTGCATCATGGTGCCCGGTCCGTCCCACTGGTACGACGCACCAG ACCCCAAGTTGGAGACCTGGTGTGTGAGCTTCACACTTCCTCAGCAGTTCACCTCAAAGTACAGACACTCTGAAGACAACAGTGAAGAAGAAGACCTGCTCAGAACAT ACTTGTGGAGGTCCCAGTTTCTCCTGCCCTTGGTGTCACTGGCGCTGGTGTTCCTCAGCGTCCATGTTGGGGTCTGTGCCTGCCTCTGCCGCACATTCACCCCGATCCTGGTGGTGGGAGTGCTCCATCTGCTGGCAG GTCTGTGTTCTTTGGGCTCCGTCTGCTGCTTCCTGGCCGGGGTGGATTTGCTCCACCAGTATTCCAGACCTCCAGAAGGGGTAGAAGGCTCGCTGGGCTGGTCCCTCTACCTCGCCCTCATCTCCTTCCCTCTGCAGATGATGGCAGCTGCTTTGTTCCTTTGGGCGGCCAGAAGTCACCGCAAGAATTACACCCGCATGACCGCTTACAGGGTAGCATAA